A genomic region of Oncorhynchus mykiss isolate Arlee chromosome 4, USDA_OmykA_1.1, whole genome shotgun sequence contains the following coding sequences:
- the LOC110522384 gene encoding protein DEK isoform X2 — protein sequence MNQTDVEYVDEELPETSQALRGKASSKSLLPEKQSPHGLVEESGDSSDDEPLVKMIRKPLTDCQLSERVKALLKYTDMADVRMKQIYNRLFEMCPRYDLSNKKDIIKQTVKEEISLLPRVLIKPYS from the exons ATGAATCAAACAGATGTAGAATACGTTGACGAAGAG TTACCTGAAACTTCACAAGCTTTGAGAGGAAAAGCATCTTCAAAGTCACTGCTGCCAGAGAAACAGTCACCTCATG GTTTGGTGGAGGAGTCTGGTGACAGCTCTGACGACGAGCCATTGGTTAAGATGATCAGGAAGCCTCTAACAGACTGCCAGCTGAGCGAGAGAGTGAAGGCACTGCTGAAATACACAGACATGGCGGATGTGAGAATGAAGCAAATCTACAATAGA CTGTTTGAGATGTGCCCCCGGTATGACCTGTCTAACAAGAAGGACATCATCAAGCAGACAGTGAAAGAGGAGATTTCTTTACTACCCAGGGTTTTAATCAAGCCATATTCATAG